A window of the Pseudomonas gozinkensis genome harbors these coding sequences:
- the hisH gene encoding imidazole glycerol phosphate synthase subunit HisH: MQTVAVIDYGMGNLHSVAKALEHVGAGKVLITSDAAVIREADRVVFPGVGAIRDCMAEIRRLGFDSLVREVSQDRPFLGICVGMQALLDTSEENDGVDCIGLFPGAVKFFGKDLHEDGEHLKVPHMGWNEVKQAVDHPLWHNIPDLARFYFVHSYYIAAGNPRQVVGSGHYGVDFAAALAEGSRFAVQFHPEKSHTHGLQLLQNFAAWDGRW; the protein is encoded by the coding sequence ATGCAGACGGTTGCAGTTATCGATTACGGCATGGGCAACCTGCACTCGGTGGCCAAGGCCCTGGAGCACGTCGGTGCCGGCAAGGTGCTGATCACCAGCGATGCGGCAGTGATCCGCGAAGCTGACCGTGTGGTTTTCCCCGGCGTCGGCGCGATTCGCGATTGCATGGCGGAGATCCGTCGCCTCGGTTTCGATTCGCTGGTGCGTGAAGTCAGCCAGGATCGTCCGTTTCTCGGCATCTGCGTCGGCATGCAAGCCTTGCTCGACACCAGCGAAGAGAACGACGGTGTCGACTGCATCGGCCTGTTCCCGGGCGCGGTGAAGTTCTTCGGCAAAGACCTGCATGAAGACGGCGAGCACCTGAAAGTCCCGCACATGGGCTGGAACGAAGTGAAGCAGGCGGTGGATCACCCGCTGTGGCACAACATTCCGGACCTGGCGCGTTTCTACTTCGTGCACAGCTACTACATTGCCGCCGGTAACCCGCGGCAGGTGGTCGGCAGCGGTCATTACGGCGTCGATTTCGCCGCGGCGCTGGCCGAAGGTTCGCGTTTCGCCGTGCAGTTCCACCCGGAGAAGAGCCATACCCATGGCCTGCAATTGCTGCAGAACTTCGCCGCGTGGGACGGTCGCTGGTAA
- a CDS encoding DUF2164 domain-containing protein has product MAVKKSKPPILTLTPEQESEANRKIQRFMEDRFELDLGSFEAAEILELFTREIAPHYYNRAIFDVQTHLKERFESIESDLWALEKN; this is encoded by the coding sequence ATGGCCGTCAAGAAATCCAAGCCGCCGATCCTGACCCTCACTCCCGAGCAGGAGAGCGAGGCCAACCGCAAGATTCAGCGGTTCATGGAGGATCGTTTCGAACTGGACCTGGGTTCGTTCGAGGCGGCGGAAATTCTTGAGCTGTTTACCCGCGAAATTGCTCCGCACTATTACAACAGGGCGATTTTCGATGTGCAGACCCACCTCAAGGAGCGGTTTGAAAGCATCGAAAGCGACCTGTGGGCGCTCGAGAAAAACTGA
- the hisA gene encoding 1-(5-phosphoribosyl)-5-[(5-phosphoribosylamino)methylideneamino]imidazole-4-carboxamide isomerase: MLIIPAIDLKDGACVRLRQGRMEDSTVFSDDPVSMAAKWVEGGCRRLHLVDLNGAFEGQPVNGEVVTAIAKRYPTLPIQIGGGIRSLETIEHYVKAGVSYVIIGTKAVKDPAFVAEACRAFPGKIIVGLDAKDGFVATDGWAEISTVQVIDLAKQFEADGVSSIVYTDIAKDGMMQGCNVPFTAALAAATKIPVIASGGIHNLGDIKSLLDAKAPGIIGAITGRAIYEGTLDVAEAQAFCDSYQG, translated from the coding sequence ATGCTGATTATTCCCGCTATCGATCTCAAAGACGGTGCCTGCGTACGTCTGCGCCAGGGCCGCATGGAAGATTCCACAGTGTTCTCCGATGACCCGGTGAGCATGGCTGCCAAGTGGGTGGAGGGCGGTTGCCGTCGTCTGCATCTGGTCGACCTGAACGGCGCTTTCGAAGGCCAGCCGGTCAACGGCGAAGTGGTGACCGCAATCGCCAAGCGCTACCCGACCCTGCCGATCCAGATCGGCGGCGGCATTCGTTCGCTGGAGACCATCGAGCACTACGTCAAGGCGGGCGTCAGCTACGTGATCATCGGCACCAAAGCGGTGAAGGATCCGGCGTTCGTCGCTGAAGCCTGCCGCGCATTCCCGGGAAAGATCATTGTCGGTCTGGATGCCAAAGACGGTTTTGTCGCCACCGATGGCTGGGCTGAAATCAGCACCGTGCAGGTCATCGACCTGGCCAAACAGTTCGAAGCCGACGGCGTGTCCTCGATCGTTTATACCGACATCGCCAAAGACGGCATGATGCAGGGCTGCAACGTTCCGTTCACCGCTGCGCTCGCTGCTGCCACCAAGATCCCGGTGATCGCTTCCGGCGGCATTCACAACCTGGGTGACATCAAGTCGCTGCTCGACGCCAAGGCACCGGGCATCATCGGCGCAATCACCGGCCGGGCGATCTACGAAGGCACTCTCGACGTCGCCGAAGCGCAAGCTTTCTGCGATTCGTACCAAGGCTGA
- the hisF gene encoding imidazole glycerol phosphate synthase subunit HisF produces the protein MALAKRIIPCLDVDNGRVVKGVKFENIRDAGDPVEIARRYDEQGADEITFLDITASVDGRDTTLHTVERMASQVFIPLTVGGGVRTVQDIRNLLNAGADKVSINTAAVFNPEFVGEAAQHFGSQCIVVAIDAKKVSGPGETPRWEIFTHGGRKPTGLDAVEWAKKMEGLGAGEILLTSMDQDGMKNGFDLGVTRAISDALGIPVIASGGVGNLQHLADGILEGHASAVLAASIFHFGEYTVQEAKAYMAHRGIVMR, from the coding sequence ATGGCGCTGGCCAAACGCATCATCCCTTGCCTGGACGTGGACAACGGCCGGGTCGTCAAAGGTGTGAAGTTCGAGAACATCCGTGACGCCGGCGACCCGGTGGAAATCGCCCGTCGCTACGACGAGCAGGGTGCCGACGAGATTACCTTTCTCGACATCACCGCCAGCGTCGATGGCCGTGACACCACGCTGCACACCGTCGAGCGCATGGCCAGCCAGGTGTTCATCCCGCTGACCGTCGGCGGTGGCGTGCGGACCGTGCAGGACATCCGCAACCTGCTCAACGCCGGTGCGGACAAGGTGTCGATCAACACCGCTGCCGTGTTCAACCCGGAATTCGTCGGCGAAGCGGCGCAGCATTTCGGCTCGCAATGCATCGTCGTCGCCATCGACGCGAAGAAGGTTTCGGGTCCGGGCGAAACCCCGCGGTGGGAGATCTTCACCCACGGCGGTCGCAAGCCGACCGGCCTCGACGCGGTCGAGTGGGCGAAGAAAATGGAAGGCCTGGGTGCCGGTGAAATCCTCCTGACCAGCATGGATCAGGACGGCATGAAAAACGGCTTCGACCTCGGCGTGACCCGCGCCATCAGCGATGCGCTGGGCATTCCGGTGATCGCTTCCGGCGGCGTCGGCAACCTGCAGCATCTGGCCGATGGCATTCTTGAAGGCCACGCCAGTGCCGTGTTGGCGGCGAGTATTTTCCACTTCGGCGAATACACCGTGCAGGAAGCCAAGGCCTACATGGCCCATCGCGGCATAGTGATGCGATGA
- a CDS encoding trypsin-like serine peptidase — translation MHPIKLLLFSTLGFAFSNCLASPQDYGEGVKSLLPAMSLDNRDGSRDHWQGIGRLTTNTVCTATLLDTLETTGIQRPPAYVLTAGHCINLSNGKIMQNQPVKGTITFNYFSDSEKLKTYNLKKVKWRSMQGVDMAIVELDVSLKTLMEDGIKPLKLATRTPAVNSEVLVVGAPEYKTLEMTACTLQSAPDIIEEDWVWRNNFMTRCQSNKGGVSGAPLLDRYTNEIIGVVGTGNAAPSLDPCYLHAPCILTEKGYSAIEGNLYGNLVPHLRSCFRSGFLFENHCELYPTFNVETDERPSAKYKKIKISRSGAAIAPTWDYQFSIDTAFYRHKTVRVAKQCESPSRYSAATSSKEPIINNKVGSRTGRYFLCIIGTNSPEKKLSPGLLRNALSLPVELIEDEVVPLPDLSLRKGSGYSRMTSGGATAWYSYKVGPSSTTDCQSPEGFNQKSDQLDVFVYDQDLPAKLCSVAFDEIHDRSEVRIDHFDKF, via the coding sequence ATGCACCCAATAAAATTACTGCTGTTCAGCACCCTGGGATTCGCTTTCTCCAACTGCCTGGCATCCCCTCAGGACTATGGGGAAGGCGTAAAAAGTCTGTTACCCGCGATGTCTCTGGACAACCGTGATGGTTCACGTGATCACTGGCAGGGTATCGGCCGCCTGACGACAAATACCGTATGTACCGCCACCCTGCTTGATACGCTGGAGACAACAGGTATCCAGCGCCCTCCTGCCTATGTTCTGACTGCTGGCCACTGCATCAATTTGTCCAACGGCAAAATCATGCAAAACCAACCGGTAAAAGGAACCATCACATTTAATTACTTCAGCGATTCAGAAAAACTGAAAACCTATAATTTGAAAAAGGTGAAATGGCGCAGCATGCAAGGTGTCGACATGGCCATCGTCGAACTTGATGTCAGCCTGAAAACGCTCATGGAGGACGGTATAAAACCTCTAAAACTGGCTACACGCACGCCAGCCGTAAACTCCGAAGTTCTGGTTGTGGGGGCACCAGAGTATAAAACTCTGGAAATGACAGCCTGTACGCTGCAATCGGCTCCAGACATTATTGAAGAAGATTGGGTGTGGCGTAACAATTTCATGACCCGCTGTCAGAGTAATAAAGGAGGCGTCTCAGGGGCACCGCTGCTGGATCGCTACACCAATGAAATTATCGGCGTCGTGGGAACCGGAAATGCGGCCCCGTCTCTAGACCCCTGCTACCTGCATGCACCTTGCATCCTGACAGAAAAGGGTTACTCCGCAATCGAAGGCAATCTTTACGGAAACCTCGTACCTCACCTGAGAAGCTGCTTTCGATCCGGCTTTCTATTTGAAAACCATTGCGAACTTTACCCGACATTCAACGTAGAAACGGATGAAAGGCCCTCGGCGAAATACAAGAAAATCAAGATATCGAGAAGCGGTGCAGCCATAGCACCTACTTGGGATTACCAGTTCTCGATCGACACCGCGTTCTATCGTCACAAGACTGTGCGCGTGGCAAAACAATGCGAAAGTCCATCGCGTTATTCTGCCGCGACCAGCTCGAAAGAACCCATTATCAATAACAAGGTGGGGTCAAGAACCGGGCGCTATTTTCTTTGCATCATCGGCACAAACTCCCCGGAAAAGAAATTATCCCCGGGATTATTGAGAAATGCCCTGTCGCTGCCTGTTGAACTGATAGAGGACGAGGTCGTTCCGCTTCCCGATCTAAGCCTGAGAAAAGGATCCGGCTATAGCCGGATGACTTCGGGCGGAGCAACTGCCTGGTACTCCTACAAGGTGGGACCATCCAGCACAACGGATTGCCAGAGCCCTGAAGGCTTCAACCAGAAATCGGACCAGCTGGATGTATTTGTCTACGATCAGGACTTGCCTGCCAAGTTATGCAGCGTTGCGTTTGACGAGATACACGACAGGTCAGAGGTCAGAATTGACCATTTCGACAAATTTTAA
- a CDS encoding substrate-binding periplasmic protein — MIKRLLLALASASVLLINTGHAEESPDTDLVLLTENFPPYNMAKNGKNFAQDENINGIATDIVREMFKRAGITYSLTLRFPWERVYKLALENPGYGAFVMARLPDREKLFKWVGPIGPDDWVMLAKADSKITLETLNDARKYKIGAYKGDAIAETLTKQGLKPTVVLRDQDNAKKLVSGQIDLWATGDPAGRYLARQDGVTGLKTVLRFNSAELYLALNKEVPDEAVAKLQAALDQMRKDGVVEEIMGRYL; from the coding sequence ATGATCAAACGCCTGCTTCTCGCCCTCGCCAGTGCCTCCGTGTTGTTGATCAACACCGGTCACGCCGAAGAAAGTCCCGACACCGATCTGGTGCTCCTCACCGAAAACTTCCCGCCGTACAACATGGCGAAGAACGGCAAGAATTTCGCACAGGACGAAAACATCAACGGCATCGCCACTGACATCGTGCGCGAGATGTTCAAGCGTGCCGGCATCACTTACAGCCTGACCCTGCGCTTCCCTTGGGAGCGGGTCTACAAACTGGCGCTGGAGAACCCCGGTTACGGTGCATTCGTCATGGCGCGTTTGCCGGATCGCGAAAAGCTCTTCAAGTGGGTCGGCCCGATCGGCCCGGACGACTGGGTCATGCTGGCCAAGGCTGACAGCAAGATCACCCTCGAAACCCTGAACGATGCGCGCAAATACAAGATCGGCGCCTACAAGGGCGATGCCATTGCCGAGACCCTGACCAAGCAAGGTCTGAAGCCGACGGTGGTGTTGCGTGATCAGGACAACGCCAAAAAGCTTGTCAGCGGCCAGATCGACCTGTGGGCTACCGGCGATCCTGCCGGGCGGTATCTGGCGCGGCAGGATGGCGTGACCGGGCTGAAAACCGTGCTGCGCTTCAACAGCGCCGAACTGTATCTGGCGCTGAACAAGGAAGTGCCGGACGAAGCCGTTGCCAAGCTTCAGGCCGCCCTTGATCAGATGCGCAAGGACGGGGTGGTCGAGGAAATCATGGGGCGCTATCTGTAA
- a CDS encoding Vps62-related protein: MTTNDNASLAARPMEPIKLDNLLINFTSEFNRIWNSNGSQAKPATFWRPAPAPDLLPGYFPLGDILIPDNTSINGEIVAAVVCEGAFQDDGHTRGKALSRPTDFELVWKESGRGAAMRTSIWRPIAPQGYVALGMTCSSDHGKPSLNAIRCVRADLVVSADLGDRIWDDKGSGATLNFSAWSIDPPTAKAGEICFVPGTFIGVPSHNKPATGPSAYALRIQIPVQVSAPAEAPVLSTHMNPESGAAKVTQVARLPWFTVRDYAQPNDGFHNSRYYDLKRTDQYVLVGYGRNTTEQTQSIKWKAPRAQSAAGMRLFNRHTAVEFTKAWPAAILSDLRATKFSACLPRSFTHTETSSNEWSESGSRVVIAMAAKLKSVAVYQMESHYELVREDGTEVSVPLGYTDDTSFVMSEYPPEVVATATLMPVMAGSLSTETITGGVSAVQQSSSESSTVTDSAP, translated from the coding sequence ATGACTACCAACGACAATGCTTCATTGGCCGCCAGGCCAATGGAGCCGATCAAGCTCGATAACCTGCTGATCAACTTCACCAGCGAATTCAACCGCATCTGGAACAGCAACGGCTCACAGGCCAAGCCCGCCACTTTCTGGCGACCTGCGCCGGCCCCTGATCTTTTGCCGGGATACTTCCCGCTGGGAGACATCCTCATCCCCGACAACACCTCCATCAACGGCGAAATTGTCGCCGCAGTGGTCTGCGAGGGAGCGTTCCAGGACGACGGTCACACCAGGGGAAAAGCACTCAGCCGCCCCACCGACTTCGAACTCGTCTGGAAAGAATCCGGGAGGGGAGCCGCCATGCGAACTTCGATCTGGCGCCCGATTGCGCCACAGGGCTACGTCGCGCTGGGTATGACCTGCTCCAGCGATCACGGCAAACCCTCACTCAACGCAATCCGTTGCGTCAGGGCCGATCTGGTCGTTTCTGCCGACCTCGGTGATCGGATCTGGGATGACAAAGGCAGTGGTGCAACGCTGAACTTCAGCGCTTGGAGCATTGATCCTCCGACCGCCAAGGCGGGCGAAATCTGCTTTGTGCCCGGCACCTTCATCGGCGTCCCGAGCCACAACAAACCGGCAACCGGCCCTTCCGCGTATGCGTTGCGGATACAGATTCCGGTTCAAGTCAGCGCACCCGCAGAAGCTCCGGTACTTTCTACACACATGAATCCCGAAAGCGGAGCGGCCAAGGTCACGCAGGTTGCCCGCCTTCCGTGGTTCACAGTCAGGGATTACGCTCAACCCAATGATGGATTTCACAATTCGCGTTACTACGATCTGAAAAGAACCGACCAATATGTGCTGGTCGGGTATGGCCGAAATACCACGGAACAGACTCAGTCGATCAAATGGAAAGCGCCAAGGGCGCAAAGTGCAGCGGGCATGCGGTTATTCAATCGCCATACCGCCGTCGAATTCACCAAAGCCTGGCCGGCGGCAATCCTCAGTGATCTCCGGGCAACAAAGTTCTCGGCGTGCCTGCCCAGGAGTTTCACTCACACCGAAACGTCCTCGAACGAGTGGAGCGAATCGGGCTCTCGGGTCGTCATCGCCATGGCGGCGAAACTCAAATCGGTTGCGGTGTATCAGATGGAAAGTCACTACGAGCTGGTACGGGAGGATGGCACTGAGGTCTCCGTCCCGCTTGGTTACACCGATGACACCAGTTTTGTCATGAGTGAATACCCGCCAGAAGTAGTCGCGACAGCAACATTGATGCCTGTAATGGCGGGAAGTCTATCGACGGAAACCATTACCGGCGGCGTCAGCGCTGTTCAGCAGTCGTCATCGGAATCGTCGACAGTTACAGATAGCGCCCCATGA
- a CDS encoding divergent polysaccharide deacetylase family protein yields MSLRFVFVLLCCLAGAAHAEPARPTPQKAYLTLIIDDLGQNLPRDRRVLALPGPVTTAIMPDTPHATEFAREAHRAGKVVILHMPMDPATGPFAWHPELPIEELEKRLNAAFKMVPYTAGINNHMGSRMTAQPVAMAWLMGELQRRHKFFVDSRTSAQTVAAQQAQKIDLASVSRDVFLDDERTEAAIFTQLQTAISLARKQGSAVMIGHPYPQTLAVLERELPKLKAQGIDWIDIKQMISVRSNRATVAHGKEGIYR; encoded by the coding sequence ATGTCTTTGCGTTTCGTCTTTGTCCTGCTGTGCTGTCTGGCGGGTGCTGCTCACGCAGAACCTGCCAGACCGACACCTCAAAAAGCCTACCTGACACTGATCATCGATGACCTGGGGCAGAACCTGCCCCGGGATCGTCGCGTGCTGGCCCTGCCCGGGCCGGTCACCACGGCAATCATGCCCGACACCCCGCACGCCACCGAATTTGCCCGCGAAGCCCACCGCGCCGGCAAGGTCGTGATCCTGCACATGCCGATGGATCCGGCCACCGGCCCGTTCGCCTGGCACCCTGAACTGCCCATCGAGGAACTTGAGAAACGGCTGAACGCCGCGTTCAAAATGGTCCCCTACACCGCCGGCATCAACAACCACATGGGCAGTCGCATGACTGCACAACCGGTAGCGATGGCGTGGTTGATGGGTGAGTTGCAGCGCCGCCACAAATTCTTCGTCGACAGCCGCACCAGCGCCCAGACCGTCGCTGCGCAACAGGCGCAAAAGATCGACCTGGCAAGTGTTTCCCGGGATGTGTTTCTCGATGACGAGCGCACTGAAGCGGCAATTTTTACCCAGTTGCAGACGGCGATCAGCCTGGCTCGCAAGCAGGGTTCGGCGGTGATGATCGGCCACCCTTATCCACAGACTTTGGCGGTGCTGGAGCGGGAGCTGCCGAAGTTGAAAGCTCAAGGCATCGATTGGATCGACATCAAACAGATGATCAGTGTGCGCAGCAATCGCGCTACGGTCGCTCATGGCAAGGAAGGGATTTACCGGTAA
- a CDS encoding S41 family peptidase yields MLHLSRLTSLALTIALVIGAPLAFAAQPAPAVAPAGTAATSKAPLPLEELRTFAEVMDRIKAAYVEPVDDKTLLENAIKGMLSNLDPHSAYLGPEDFAELQESTSGEFGGLGIEVGAEDGFIKVVSPIDDTPASKAGIQAGDFIVKINGAPTRGQTMTEAVDKMRGKIGQKITLTLVRDGGTPFDVTLARAVIQVKSVKAQLLESGYGLIRITQFQVKTGEEVSKALAKLRKDNGKKLNGIILDLRNNPGGVLQAAVEVVDHFITKGLIVYTKGRIANSELRFSATGKDESEAVPMVVLINGGSASASEIVAGALQDQKRAVVMGTTSFGKGSVQTVLPLNNDRALKITTALYFTPNGRSIQAQGIVPDIEVRKAKITNEADGDYFKEADLQGHLGNGNGGADKPTGSGAKPKAMPQDDDYQLAQALSLLKGLSITSGR; encoded by the coding sequence ATGCTGCATTTGTCCCGTCTTACCTCGCTGGCCCTGACGATCGCTCTGGTGATCGGCGCGCCTCTGGCGTTCGCCGCTCAACCGGCTCCGGCTGTCGCTCCGGCAGGCACTGCTGCCACCAGCAAGGCACCGTTGCCGCTGGAAGAGCTGCGCACCTTTGCCGAGGTCATGGACCGGATCAAGGCCGCCTATGTCGAGCCGGTGGACGACAAGACCCTGCTGGAAAACGCGATCAAGGGCATGCTCAGCAACCTCGATCCGCACTCCGCCTACCTCGGTCCTGAAGACTTCGCCGAGTTGCAGGAAAGCACCAGCGGTGAGTTCGGCGGCCTGGGCATCGAAGTCGGCGCCGAAGACGGCTTCATCAAGGTCGTGTCGCCAATCGACGATACGCCTGCGTCGAAGGCCGGCATCCAGGCCGGTGACTTCATCGTCAAGATCAACGGCGCACCAACCCGCGGCCAGACCATGACCGAAGCCGTGGACAAGATGCGCGGCAAGATCGGCCAGAAGATCACCCTGACCCTGGTCCGCGACGGCGGCACACCATTCGACGTGACCCTCGCTCGCGCCGTGATCCAGGTGAAGAGCGTCAAGGCGCAGCTGCTGGAATCGGGTTATGGCCTGATCCGCATCACCCAGTTCCAGGTCAAGACCGGCGAAGAGGTTTCCAAGGCCCTGGCCAAGCTGCGCAAGGACAACGGCAAGAAGCTCAACGGCATCATCCTCGACCTGCGCAACAACCCGGGCGGTGTGTTGCAGGCAGCGGTGGAAGTGGTCGACCACTTCATCACCAAAGGCCTGATCGTCTACACCAAGGGCCGGATCGCCAACTCCGAGTTGCGTTTCTCCGCCACCGGCAAGGACGAAAGCGAAGCGGTGCCGATGGTCGTGCTGATCAACGGTGGCAGCGCCTCGGCTTCGGAAATCGTCGCCGGCGCCCTGCAGGATCAGAAACGCGCCGTGGTCATGGGCACCACCAGTTTCGGCAAGGGCTCGGTGCAGACCGTGCTGCCACTGAACAACGACCGCGCGCTGAAGATCACCACGGCGCTGTACTTCACGCCGAACGGCCGCTCGATCCAGGCCCAGGGCATCGTCCCGGACATCGAAGTGCGCAAGGCCAAGATCACCAACGAAGCGGATGGCGACTACTTCAAGGAAGCCGACCTGCAGGGTCACCTGGGCAACGGCAACGGTGGCGCGGACAAACCGACCGGCTCCGGCGCCAAACCGAAAGCCATGCCGCAGGATGACGATTACCAGTTGGCCCAGGCCCTGAGCCTGCTCAAAGGCCTGAGCATCACGTCCGGCCGTTGA
- a CDS encoding murein hydrolase activator EnvC family protein, translated as MLRVLIALALTCLLQPAFADERAQTQQQLDATRQDIAELKKLLGKLQEEKSGVQKELKGTETEMGKLEKQVEALQKELKKSESELQRLDAEKKKLQSARTEQQRLIAIQARAAYQNGRQEYLKLLLNQQNPEKFARTLTYYDYLSQARLEQLKSFNETLRQLANVEKDIGLQQAQLLVQQSDLDTQREALDKVRKERQQALAKLNDDVKARDQKLAAREQDQADLSKVLKTIEETLARQAREAEEARQKALIAQQEAEKKRLREAEAENTDAPRKPVRSTPGALVSSGGETFGGPFASSRGKLPWPVDGRLLARFGETRGDDARTKWDGVMISASAGSQVHAVHGGRVVFADWLRGAGLLVILDHGNGFLSLYGHNQTLLKSAGDVVKAGESISTVGNSGGQDTPALYFAIRQQGHPSDPAQWCRAQG; from the coding sequence ATGCTTCGCGTCCTGATCGCCCTCGCTCTGACATGCCTGCTCCAACCGGCCTTCGCGGATGAGCGCGCGCAAACCCAACAGCAACTGGACGCCACGCGCCAGGACATTGCCGAGCTGAAAAAACTGCTGGGCAAGCTCCAGGAAGAAAAATCCGGTGTGCAAAAGGAACTCAAGGGCACCGAAACCGAGATGGGCAAGCTCGAGAAGCAGGTCGAAGCCTTGCAGAAAGAGCTGAAGAAGAGCGAATCCGAGCTGCAGCGACTCGATGCGGAGAAAAAAAAACTCCAGAGCGCGCGCACTGAACAGCAGCGACTGATCGCCATCCAGGCCCGCGCCGCTTACCAGAACGGCCGCCAGGAATACCTCAAGCTGCTGCTCAACCAGCAGAATCCCGAGAAATTCGCCCGCACCCTCACCTATTACGACTACCTGAGCCAGGCTCGCCTGGAACAGTTGAAAAGCTTCAACGAAACCCTGCGCCAACTGGCCAATGTCGAAAAGGACATTGGCTTGCAGCAGGCACAATTGCTGGTACAGCAAAGCGATCTCGACACTCAGCGCGAAGCGCTCGACAAGGTCCGCAAGGAACGCCAGCAGGCCCTTGCCAAACTCAATGACGACGTGAAAGCCCGGGACCAGAAACTGGCCGCCCGCGAGCAGGATCAGGCAGACCTGTCTAAAGTCCTTAAAACCATTGAAGAAACCCTGGCCCGCCAGGCTCGTGAGGCAGAAGAAGCGCGGCAGAAAGCGCTCATCGCCCAGCAGGAAGCCGAAAAAAAGCGCTTGCGTGAGGCCGAGGCGGAAAACACCGACGCCCCACGCAAACCGGTCAGATCGACACCCGGCGCCCTGGTGTCCAGCGGCGGCGAGACCTTCGGTGGCCCTTTTGCGTCAAGTCGGGGAAAACTTCCATGGCCGGTTGATGGTCGACTGCTGGCACGCTTTGGCGAAACCCGTGGTGACGATGCCCGTACCAAGTGGGACGGCGTGATGATCAGCGCCTCCGCCGGCAGCCAGGTGCATGCCGTACACGGCGGGCGTGTGGTATTTGCCGACTGGCTGCGTGGCGCCGGGCTGCTGGTGATCCTCGACCACGGCAACGGTTTTCTGAGTCTTTACGGTCACAACCAGACGCTGCTGAAGTCGGCGGGTGACGTGGTTAAAGCCGGTGAGTCCATCTCCACTGTGGGTAACAGTGGCGGCCAGGACACACCAGCGCTGTATTTCGCAATTCGTCAGCAGGGTCACCCGAGTGATCCGGCGCAATGGTGTCGTGCGCAAGGATAA